GTTTAAGTCCATAACACGTGGTAGTGGCCCGGATGCACGTTTCCTTGTAAAActggtaaaaaaacaacaacccatgCAGCTTTGCACGTGCTCACGGTTGACCCAATTTTAACTAAAGATTATTTAGACAGTACAATGAGGTAGCTAATTGTCAAATGTTACTACATCTGGTATACTGATAAAAATAATAGCTAGTTTAATAAACATTGTAGTTTAGTTGAAGATTTAAATTTTTGTGCACATGCTTACGACGTTAccagccctaagttcagccagcaaacgtttggCTAACGTTcgctatttgattggttccccaCATAGTCATTTGGTTTATTGTGAAGTGCATAAACcaagtctagcggacgtttttccgttcggtctggctgaacgcagcccagaCTTGCTTGCCAACAAAAACGAGAAGCAATTTCTAatttttgatattattattttaattggcTATATTTGCGTCTTTTCAGCGATCGGTTTAAGCATGACTCGCTAAGCAAAGAGAGGTTTCTTGTTGCAGAGAGGAGGAACAAGCAGGAGGACGTGCGGCTGGAGCAGACACTGCGGACGTTCGACAAACAGAGGGTGAGGTTCTGCTACAACATCGACTTGGAGAAGAAACACGTCCGGTCAGACATCGAAAACATCCAACGAAGCACTGGCAACAGCGAAAAGGGCAAACGCCCCAAAGACCGCGGTGATGCGGCTTACCAGGAATCCGTGCACTACAATACAGCCAACCGGTTGTCGGAGAAGCGGCTCAGCATGTGGCGCGAATGCGAGAAGCATCTTGCACTATTTCTGACACGACACTTCGAAAACGATTCGACCAGTACTAGGCGCTCGTCTAGACCCGTCTCTGTACCAACAAAGATTCCTTTGTTCGAGAGAGTCCCCATTGAACAATTAAATCGACGTTCTAGCGGTAAAATCCGGCCACACACTGCTGCCGCAGCTGATAGAAAGAATAGCGATTCCAAAAAGGTGGAGTGTCCAGCAAGACCAAAAAGTTCTTGTCCAACGATGGTTGGAACAGATAGAAGGAAATCGTCTACAGCCAAAAGTTCTGTAAGCAGATCTTCTATGTCTTCCATAGCCAAATATTCTGAAAGCAGCGGAGTACATTTTGCCAACAGAAAGACTGATGCGACTAACGACACTCTTTTAGCAAGCAGATCTGTCACGGATAGCGACGAGGACCTGATAAGATTTTGgcaggaaaaaaagaaacagagcGCAAGAGAGTCACAACGTATTGAGTCACTAAAATTTAACAATTACGTGGGTGTACAACACACACGTGACAAACGAGACTCGGCTTCAAATAAAAGTAAAGGCGTTAGCCATCACGTCGAGTTTGAACATTCCCAGGCGGGTACTCATTCAACACCCGAGAGTACTTTATCTGCGACAACCATCGTCAGTAACATAGAGTCGGCGACAGCACCACAACTTAAACTATTTACTTCGAAAAGGAACAAACCGGTTGAAACAATCATCAAACAATCCTTGATATATTCAAAAACCGCACGCAAACACATGCTCGAACAAATGGTCGACCGTACGTGTCCGGATCAAAGGGAGATGATTCGACAAGAACGATTACGGTTATCTAAACTTGACCAGCTCATTCTCACAGAAGCGACTCATGAATTTTGTCGAATGCTAGATGGATATAACAAATATGACAGCAGTGAATCCAGCGTGCAGTGCCAGTAACGTCTTCACTTTAAATAGTATAAGCTATATCCTAAAGCTATATCCTAAAGCTATATCCTAACCGGACGAGTGCGACACAACAGATTACTTTAGTCGAGCGTGCGACACAATGCCGACAGcaattatttctatttttctCGCGCGACACTAgcgacaaacatatattaaccaatcaaacaacttttacttGACGGTTTCAACTGTTTATAACGATTTCGAAATGAAGACTGTCGTTATGgtcgcgtctggttaggatattatacatattatcgTGTCGCTTGCGTCCGGTTAGGATGCAGCTTTACATACCTGCATATACGTTCTCGGTCGATAAAAATAGAATAAGCCCTCTCTAGAACAGAAGCTGAGAATTAATTTTGCGAGGTCccttgaaattaaatatttgaatataattaaCCCGAAATTTTCATTCAAATGTCTGTTTGTTCGAAAATGTGTCTCAAACGGATCCCATAATCAGATCATTACCAGACATTGGGAGATGGCAACAGTAGTCGGATTTGCACTTGCTTCCCCAAAtactatacccccccccccccccggccccgCCCTCCCCTTTTGCGAGACCTGAAGTACTTGGTCCGACTCACGAGAAAAAGACATTAGACTGGCTGATTAAATCGCGCCGTTCTAATCGGCTTCTGCTGCAATACAAAGATTCGACATAGAGTGATGATTGATTGTACGATCTAGTCCTGTTCAGTTGTTTAGACtaaattcatcatctaaaatgcacgaagttgacttgtttccattttaaaaaaattctgtaaGTTTCAAATACAGGTTCGTTCTCCTACAaataactacggctatttgcataacaaaagcatCACTCTATAGTGTGCTTCAAACTTATGTTCTTTTCCACCTTCCTAGCGGAATATACTGTAGCATGatctatatttaagaaacaatttcGAAACATAAACCAACAATCAATTCAGGCGCGGACTCAGGTGGGGAGTGCAGGTGACACGCCTCCATGcactatttttgtcaaacaatatatactcttaaaaaaaagtaggggaatttTAATacgaatttacaattgccaaaattataaggtatattagctgtggggaatggttatgtgataatagtgaattaattgggcaaacattacaacctgTAGTTCAAtgttacagtaggttttatgaccaccaaagatcttgagggacgattggggtcagaagtgaaattttaaagttgacgtttttttatcagtaaatcgcaaattcaaacaataaaaatgactaaaaacaaaacaataacaactgtatgatcaacagaatgaaaaagttTGACAGAAATGTTTCACAgtgaccttcctggaaattgtcaaaatcgagaatgacaccccacgcacgtgtacggggcaactgcgtgacgcacgtgcaaactatggaatgtgtttcggtgtgttgataaacagatctgaacgttctttactaggatgtctgtggtgaAAACGTATGTTcgatctaatagttgatattaacaatatgtcaggttcccctacctttttttgaagagtacatTTTCCATAAGAAAAGTTATGAGCTGTAGGCCTAAAGTTTTATATCTCACGTATGTcaattataatgtaaaaatacacCAAGTGTTCCTAACTTACAACTATAAGTATGTAGTATGCTGTACGAAATCCCCAAATGGGAGATTTACAATCCCATTACATTTCCTGAGAACGACGACCAGACTGCTGAAACATGACACATTAACAGGACATTTGTAACTGTGTTATTTTGGACAAGAAATAAATTACATATCTTAAAGAGTTAAAAacttgatttagtttttttacctccaaagggcgggatttagctcagtcggttgagtgctcgcttgaggtgcttgcatcgcaggatcgaaccacctcggtggattcattcagctgattgaggtttttctcgttccaaccggtacaccacgactggacaaaggccgtggtatgtgttttcctgtctgtgggaaagtgcatataaaaaatccctagctgcattaggaaaaaacgtagcgggtttcctctaatgactacgagtcagaatcaccaaatgtttgatagccgatgattaattaacaaatgtgctccagtggtgtcgttaaacaaaacaaaacttttaaacaaATTCTTTGTTGCCACCATATTGGATTGAGGTGGGTATACTTATATAGATATTTCCAGTAGGTTAATTCATTATAAGCGTACGAGAGAAGAGCTGGAGCAATTTCTCAAATTCGGGTAAACAAACTGAGATactcgggcaaaatgagcttgcctaaaacaacaaaagaatttGGCACAAGTTTGCGAATTTACTTTCTGAAattattgtcgtgcttatatccaattaaggtccaaacTCGCTGTaatgggcatacacctcagctatatgggctgtctgtccaggacagtgggttagttgttggttcttagtggttagtgagagagaagagagggtgtagtgatctaacacctacccaatggtcgttaaaactcgctctctGTGGGAGcg
This DNA window, taken from Gigantopelta aegis isolate Gae_Host chromosome 4, Gae_host_genome, whole genome shotgun sequence, encodes the following:
- the LOC121370594 gene encoding uncharacterized protein LOC121370594 isoform X1 — protein: MGTDYAIDRLMTEALHDRSESPKYSSRRQRFCDRFKHDSLSKERFLVAERRNKQEDVRLEQTLRTFDKQRVRFCYNIDLEKKHVRSDIENIQRSTGNSEKGKRPKDRGDAAYQESVHYNTANRLSEKRLSMWRECEKHLALFLTRHFENDSTSTRRSSRPVSVPTKIPLFERVPIEQLNRRSSGKIRPHTAAAADRKNSDSKKVECPARPKSSCPTMVGTDRRKSSTAKSSVSRSSMSSIAKYSESSGVHFANRKTDATNDTLLASRSVTDSDEDLIRFWQEKKKQSARESQRIESLKFNNYVGVQHTRDKRDSASNKSKGVSHHVEFEHSQAGTHSTPESTLSATTIVSNIESATAPQLKLFTSKRNKPVETIIKQSLIYSKTARKHMLEQMVDRTCPDQREMIRQERLRLSKLDQLILTEATHEFCRMLDGYNKYDSSESSVQCQ
- the LOC121370594 gene encoding uncharacterized protein LOC121370594 isoform X2; this translates as MIVRSHPNTVRDVKDSERRNKQEDVRLEQTLRTFDKQRVRFCYNIDLEKKHVRSDIENIQRSTGNSEKGKRPKDRGDAAYQESVHYNTANRLSEKRLSMWRECEKHLALFLTRHFENDSTSTRRSSRPVSVPTKIPLFERVPIEQLNRRSSGKIRPHTAAAADRKNSDSKKVECPARPKSSCPTMVGTDRRKSSTAKSSVSRSSMSSIAKYSESSGVHFANRKTDATNDTLLASRSVTDSDEDLIRFWQEKKKQSARESQRIESLKFNNYVGVQHTRDKRDSASNKSKGVSHHVEFEHSQAGTHSTPESTLSATTIVSNIESATAPQLKLFTSKRNKPVETIIKQSLIYSKTARKHMLEQMVDRTCPDQREMIRQERLRLSKLDQLILTEATHEFCRMLDGYNKYDSSESSVQCQ